The nucleotide sequence GTCGTCGAGCGTGACGTGGTCGTCGACCGTTCGTGACTCCTCGCATCTGAGACGGCGCCCGGGTTCCCCGCCCGGGCGCCGTCTTACATTTCGGATGAGGCCTCGCAAGTGCTTGACACCCGGTTCGTGCCAAGGGAAGGTGGACCCATGTTCACCGGACGACTCGTAGTCATCAGGTAGCGCTTCGCGAAGCACATCACGAAGCGCACCCTCGTCTGCCTTGAAGGCAACGAGGGTTTTTTCTTGACAAGCACAATGGGTCGCAGCCAGGAGAAGGGAGAGGCAATGGCGCAGGACAGTGGTCAACTCTTGACGGGGGCCCAGGCACTCGTCGCATCGCTCGAGAAGATGGGCGTCGACGTAGCGTTCGGGATCCCGGGGGGCGCGATCCTGCCGGCCTACGACCCGCTCTTCGACTCCAGCATCCGGCACATCCTCGTGCGGCACGAGCAGGGCGCCGGGCACGCGGCCGAGGGCTACGCGATGAGCTCCGGGCGGGTCGGCGTCTGCATAGCGACCTCCGGTCCCGGTGCGACGAATCTCGTCACCCCGCTGGCGAACGCCTACATGGACTCGACCCCGCTCGTGGCGATCACCGGCCAGGTGAACAGCACCTCCATCGGCACGGACGCCTTCCAGGAGGCCGACATCCGCGGCATCACGATGCCGATCACCAAGCACAGCTTCCTGATCAAGGAGACCGCGGACATCCCGCTGGCCGTCAAGGAGGCGTTCCACATCGCCGCCACAGGACGGCCCGGACCGGTGCTCGTCGACATCGCCAAGGACGCTCTGGTGGCCAAGGCGCCCTTCGTCTGGCCCACCGAACTCGACCTGCCCGGCTACAAGCCGACGTTTCGACCCCATACGCGCCAGATCCGCGCCGCTGCGCGGATGATCGCTCAGGCCGAGCGCCCCGTGCTGTACGTCGGAGGCGGAGTCGCCTCCTCGCGCTCACAGGACGAGCTGGCCGAGTTCGTCGAGAAGACGCGCATCCCCGTCGTCACTACGCTGATGGCGCGCGGCGTCTTCCCCGACAGCCACGAGCTGAACCTCGGGATGCCGGGCATGCACGGCACGGTCGCCGCGGTGGGAGCTCTCCAGAAGGCGGACCTGATCATCGCCCTGGCGACGCGCTTCGACGACCGGGTCACCGGCAGGCTCGACAGCTTCGCGCCGCTGGCCAAGATCATCCACGCTGACGTCGACCCGGCCGAGATCGGCAAGAACGTCGCCGTCGACATCCCCATCGTGGGCGACATCAAGGAGACGCTGCGGCAGCTCATCGTCGCGATCGAGGCCTACGACGCCCCCGACTGCGACGCGTGGCGCCGCCTGCTTACCGGGATGAAGGATCGCTACCAGCCGCGTTGGGAGGAGATCCCGGACGGCAGGCTCTCCCCGCAGGAGGTCATCCAGCGGATCGGGCAGCTCAGCCCCGCCGACACCATCTACGCGGCGGGTGTCGGCCAGCACCAGATGTGGGCAGCTCACTTCCTGCCCCACGAGAGGCCGGGTCGCTGGCTCAACTCCGGCGGCGCGGGGACCATGGGGTTCTGCGTCCCGGCCGCGATGGGTGCGAAGGTGGCAAACCCTGACTCCACGGTGTGGGGGATCGACGGTGACGGCTGCTTCCAGATGACGAACCAGGAGCTCGTCACCTGCGCGCTCAACAACATCCCGATCAAGATCGCCGTGATCAACAACAATGCGCTCGGCATGGTCCGGCAGTGGCAGTCCCTCTTCTATGAGGGCCGCTATTCGAACACCGACCTGATGACCGAGAACCTCCCCAACTTCCCGATGCTGGCCGAGGCGATGGGCTGTGTCGGCCTCCGCGCCACCAACGAGGAGGAGATGGACGAGGCGATCGGTCGGGCGCTCGAGATCGACGACCGTCCGGTCGTCATCGAGTTCGTCGTCCACAAGGACGCGATGGTGTGGCCGATGGTGGCCGCAGGCGTCAGCAACGACGAGATCCGCGTGGCCAGGGACATGGCCCCGCAGTGGGAGGAGGAGGACCTGTGACCGCTACCCATACCCTGTCCATCCTGGTCGCGGACCATCCTGGAGTCCTGACCCGCATCGCAGCGCTGTTCTCGCGTCGCGGGTTCAACATCCAGTCGCTGGCCGTCGGACCGACCGAGCGGGAGGGGGTCTCCCGCATGACTGTGGTCGCCCAGGTGGCCGACGACGCGGCCCTCGAGCAGATCGTCAAGCAGCTGAACAAGCTGATCGAGGTCCGCAAGGTGCTCGAGCTCGGCACCCAGGCCGTGCACCGCGAGATGGTGCTCGTCAAGGTCCACGCGGACGTGCACACCCGATCCCAGGTGATCGACGTCGTGAGCCTGTTCCGCGGCAAGGCCGTGGATGTGTCCTCGGAGACCATCACGATCGAGGCGACGGGCAGCGACGACAAGTTGGCGGCGTTGCTGGAGATGCTCCGCCCCCACGGGATCATCGAACTCGTCCAGTCCGGCCAGGTCGCCCTGGGCCGCGGCACCAAGACCCTCACCGAAAAAGCCAAGTAACCCAACCAAGGAAGACCACACCCATGGCAGAAATGTTCTACGACAACGACGCAGACCTCTCGATCATCCAGGGCCGCTCCGTCGCCGTCATCGGCTACGGGTCGCAGGGTCACGCGCACGCTCTCAGCCTGCGCGACTCGGGCGTCGACGTCCGCGTCGGCCTGCGTCCGGGCTCGAAGTCGGTCGCGAAGGCCGAGGCCGAGGGCCTGCGCGTCCTCCCCGTCGCCGAGGCCGTCGAAGAGGCCGACCTCATCATGATCCTCGCCCCCGACCAGGTGCAGCGGACCCTCTACACGGAGGAGATCGAGCCCCACCTCGCCCCCGGCGACGCGCTGTTCTTCGCGCACGGCTTCAACATCCGCTTCGGCTACATCACCCCGCCCGAGGGCGTCGACGTCTGCATGGTCGCCCCCAAGGGTCCCGGCCACCTCGTCCGTCGCGAGTACGAGAACGGCCGCGGGGTCCCCGCGATCGTCGCCGTCGAGGTCGACGCGACCGGCAACGCCTGGCCGCTGGTCCTCTCCTACGCCAAGGCCATCGGCGCCCTGCGCGCCGGCGGCATCAAGTCCACCTTCACCGAGGAGACCGAGACCGACCTGTTCGGCGAGCAGGCCGTGCTCTGCGGCGGCGTCTCCGCGCTGATCCAGTCGGGCTTCGAGACCCTGACCGAGGCCGGCTACCAGCCGGAGGTCGCCTACTTCGAGTGCCTCCACGAGCTCAAGCTCATCGTCGACCTGATGTACGAGGGCGGCATCGCCAAGCAGCGCTGGTCGATCTCCGACACCGCGGAGTTCGGCGACTACGTCTCCGGCCCGCGCGTCATCGACGCCCAGGTCAAGGCCCACATGAAGGACGTCCTCACCGACATCCAGACCGGCGCCTTTGCGACCCGCTTCATCGAGGACCAGGACGCCGGCGCGCCCGAGTTCAAGCGGCTCCGCGCCGAAGGCGAGGCGCACCCGATCGAGGCCACCGGCCGCGAGCTCCGCAAGCTCATGAGCTGGGTCGAGACCAGGGACGCCGACTACACCGAGGGCTCCGTCGGTCGCTGAGCGAACCCCCGACCAACTGCGACGGCCGGGCCGGTCCCTGAGGGGGCCGGCCCGGCCGTTTCGCGTGGAGGGGATCAGCGAAGCAGGCCCTCGGCCACCTCGCGGGCCTCGACGTCGCTGCGCGCCTCGACGACGCGGGCGGCGGCGCTTCGGCACTGCTCGAGCGTGACCTTGCCGAGGCGCACCCCGACCGTGGGGATCGCCGAGTAGGCCATGGACAGCGACGTGATCCCCATGCCGGTCAGGACGCAGGCCAGCAGGGGGTCGGCCGCGGCCTCGCCGCAGACCCCGACCGGCTTCCCGGCCCTCATGCCGGCCGCCGAGGTGCGGGCGATCAGCCGGAGCACGGCCGGCTGCCAGGCCGTGGTGAGCGACGCCAGGTCGCCGGAGGTCCGGTCGGCGGCCATGGTGTACTGCGTCAGGTCGTTGGTGCCGATCGAGAAGAAGTCGACCACCTGGAGGAACTCCTCGGCCATCAGCGCGACCGCCGGCACCTCGACCATGATCCCGGGCACCAGGCCACGCTCCCGGCACTGCGCGGCGAACTCCGCGGCCTCGTCGACGGTGGCGACCATGGGGGCCATCACGTGCGGATCGACGGCTCCGGCGTCGTGGGCGGCGCGGGCGATCGCGTCGAGCTGGCGCGTCATCAACTCTGGGTTGTGCGAAGCGAGCCGGATGCCCCGCACGCCGAGCGCCGGGTTGTCCTCCTGCGCGTGGTGCACGAAGGGAACAGGCTTGTCGGAGCCGGCGTCGAGCGTGCGGACAACCACCTTGCGGCCGGCGAAGGCGGCGAACACCTCGGCGTACAGGCCGGCCTGCTCCTCGAGCGTCGGCTGGGTCTGCGCGGTGAGGAAGCAGAGCTCCGTACGGAACAGCCCGACCCCCTCCGCTGCGGACTCGGCGGCCGCGGCGCGGGCGCCGGCCCCGTCCTGCACGTTGGCCAGCAGGCGGATCGCCGCTCCGTCGCGAGTGGCCGCCGGGCCGCGCCAGGCGCGGATCTCGGCTCTCAACGCGCCGTCCTGTGCGACGAGCTCCGCCGCCTCGTCGGGGTCGGGGGAGCGGGTAACGACACCGTGGGCACCGTCGACGAGCACCTGTTCCCCGTCGCCGATGTCGCCGAGCGACCCGGCCGCGACGATGCAGGGGATGCCGAGCTGGCGGGCGATGATCGCCGTGTGGCTGGTGGGGCCCCCGCGGCGGGTGACGATCGCCAGCACCACCGACGGGTCCAGCCCCGCGGTGTCGGCGGGGGCGAGGTCGTCGGCCAGCAGCACGACGGGGTGCGTCGGCCGGGGGACGCCGGGCTCGGGGAGGCCCATCAGCTCCGCGACGACGCGGGCACGGATGTCCGCGAGGTCGGTCGTCCGCTCGGCCATCCGTCCGCCGAGCTGAGCGAGCTGCTCGATGAAGCCGCCGATGGCGACGGTGGTGGCCGTCTCGGCGGTGGCTCCCTGCCGGATGCCACGGGCGGCCGGCCGGACCCAGCCGCGGTCCCTCGCGAGGGCGGCCGAGGCCTCCATCACCTCCGCCGCGGCACCCTCGGCGGCCTCGGCGCGGGCGGCGAACCGGCCGGCGACGACCTCGACGGCCGCCTGGAACCGTGCCTCCTCGGCCCCGCGGCCGTCCTCGGGGACGATGCCCCCGGCCGGGGGAGCGACGGGGGC is from Tessaracoccus palaemonis and encodes:
- a CDS encoding acetolactate synthase large subunit, with translation MAQDSGQLLTGAQALVASLEKMGVDVAFGIPGGAILPAYDPLFDSSIRHILVRHEQGAGHAAEGYAMSSGRVGVCIATSGPGATNLVTPLANAYMDSTPLVAITGQVNSTSIGTDAFQEADIRGITMPITKHSFLIKETADIPLAVKEAFHIAATGRPGPVLVDIAKDALVAKAPFVWPTELDLPGYKPTFRPHTRQIRAAARMIAQAERPVLYVGGGVASSRSQDELAEFVEKTRIPVVTTLMARGVFPDSHELNLGMPGMHGTVAAVGALQKADLIIALATRFDDRVTGRLDSFAPLAKIIHADVDPAEIGKNVAVDIPIVGDIKETLRQLIVAIEAYDAPDCDAWRRLLTGMKDRYQPRWEEIPDGRLSPQEVIQRIGQLSPADTIYAAGVGQHQMWAAHFLPHERPGRWLNSGGAGTMGFCVPAAMGAKVANPDSTVWGIDGDGCFQMTNQELVTCALNNIPIKIAVINNNALGMVRQWQSLFYEGRYSNTDLMTENLPNFPMLAEAMGCVGLRATNEEEMDEAIGRALEIDDRPVVIEFVVHKDAMVWPMVAAGVSNDEIRVARDMAPQWEEEDL
- the ilvN gene encoding acetolactate synthase small subunit, whose protein sequence is MTATHTLSILVADHPGVLTRIAALFSRRGFNIQSLAVGPTEREGVSRMTVVAQVADDAALEQIVKQLNKLIEVRKVLELGTQAVHREMVLVKVHADVHTRSQVIDVVSLFRGKAVDVSSETITIEATGSDDKLAALLEMLRPHGIIELVQSGQVALGRGTKTLTEKAK
- the ilvC gene encoding ketol-acid reductoisomerase, with translation MAEMFYDNDADLSIIQGRSVAVIGYGSQGHAHALSLRDSGVDVRVGLRPGSKSVAKAEAEGLRVLPVAEAVEEADLIMILAPDQVQRTLYTEEIEPHLAPGDALFFAHGFNIRFGYITPPEGVDVCMVAPKGPGHLVRREYENGRGVPAIVAVEVDATGNAWPLVLSYAKAIGALRAGGIKSTFTEETETDLFGEQAVLCGGVSALIQSGFETLTEAGYQPEVAYFECLHELKLIVDLMYEGGIAKQRWSISDTAEFGDYVSGPRVIDAQVKAHMKDVLTDIQTGAFATRFIEDQDAGAPEFKRLRAEGEAHPIEATGRELRKLMSWVETRDADYTEGSVGR
- the ptsP gene encoding phosphoenolpyruvate--protein phosphotransferase, which produces MVANTVHGTGVVEGFAYGQVAWTRPAPVAPPAGGIVPEDGRGAEEARFQAAVEVVAGRFAARAEAAEGAAAEVMEASAALARDRGWVRPAARGIRQGATAETATTVAIGGFIEQLAQLGGRMAERTTDLADIRARVVAELMGLPEPGVPRPTHPVVLLADDLAPADTAGLDPSVVLAIVTRRGGPTSHTAIIARQLGIPCIVAAGSLGDIGDGEQVLVDGAHGVVTRSPDPDEAAELVAQDGALRAEIRAWRGPAATRDGAAIRLLANVQDGAGARAAAAESAAEGVGLFRTELCFLTAQTQPTLEEQAGLYAEVFAAFAGRKVVVRTLDAGSDKPVPFVHHAQEDNPALGVRGIRLASHNPELMTRQLDAIARAAHDAGAVDPHVMAPMVATVDEAAEFAAQCRERGLVPGIMVEVPAVALMAEEFLQVVDFFSIGTNDLTQYTMAADRTSGDLASLTTAWQPAVLRLIARTSAAGMRAGKPVGVCGEAAADPLLACVLTGMGITSLSMAYSAIPTVGVRLGKVTLEQCRSAAARVVEARSDVEAREVAEGLLR